One Longimicrobiales bacterium DNA segment encodes these proteins:
- a CDS encoding Rid family hydrolase, whose translation MKIVSTPDGPTPAGHYSQAVVYGGVVYVAGMFGKDPATPDTPLGGAGEQTRTALRNVSTVLEAAGSSLTSIIRMTVYVSDIDYWGEVNEAYAEVMGDHKPARAIVAVKNFPDPYIVEIVATAALGG comes from the coding sequence ATGAAAATCGTTTCCACTCCCGACGGCCCCACGCCGGCCGGGCACTACAGTCAGGCCGTTGTTTACGGAGGGGTCGTCTACGTCGCCGGAATGTTCGGCAAGGACCCGGCCACCCCAGACACCCCCCTGGGTGGTGCAGGCGAGCAGACCCGCACTGCCCTCCGTAACGTGTCGACGGTACTCGAGGCAGCTGGCTCAAGCCTCACATCTATCATCCGGATGACGGTGTACGTCTCGGACATCGACTATTGGGGTGAGGTCAACGAGGCATATGCAGAGGTCATGGGCGATCACAAACCCGCTCGAGCGATCGTAGCGGTGAAGAACTTCCCTGACCCATACATAGTTGAGATTGTCGCGACGGCAGCGCTCGGCGGATAA
- a CDS encoding ornithine cyclodeaminase family protein — translation MQIRILSGADVRAAIDMPVAIEAMRQAFATLSEGGATVPVRLPLESEHGVTLFMPAHLKDTGVAGAKVVSVNPGNAAEGLPVIHAVVLAIDPVTGQTTAVMDGTWLTALRTGAVGGLAADLLSRPESSTVALFGAGVQARTQLQAVRCVREISEVRIVSPSGSSAATLVAELEGVAAIQVTDPDEAVRGADIVIAATSSVVPVFDGTSIEPGTHVTGVGSFTTEMREVDTALIQRARVIVDQREAIMDEAGDIVGPIRDGDVDESVMAGEIGEVVLGLVAGRTSPDEITFFKSVGNAVQDVAVASRVLHAAEREGLGVLVDL, via the coding sequence ATGCAAATCAGGATCCTGTCCGGTGCTGATGTCCGCGCTGCTATCGACATGCCGGTGGCCATCGAGGCGATGCGCCAGGCATTCGCAACGCTGTCCGAGGGAGGCGCCACAGTCCCTGTCCGACTGCCGCTCGAGTCCGAGCATGGCGTCACACTTTTCATGCCCGCCCACTTGAAGGATACCGGAGTTGCCGGCGCGAAGGTCGTGTCTGTGAATCCCGGAAATGCCGCGGAGGGGCTGCCGGTGATTCACGCCGTTGTGCTTGCGATTGATCCGGTGACAGGACAAACCACAGCGGTCATGGATGGGACCTGGCTTACCGCGCTGCGCACCGGAGCAGTCGGCGGCCTAGCGGCCGATTTGCTCTCTCGCCCGGAGTCCTCGACGGTTGCGTTGTTCGGAGCCGGGGTGCAGGCGCGCACGCAGCTGCAGGCGGTCCGATGCGTGCGGGAGATATCGGAGGTGAGGATCGTGTCGCCAAGTGGGTCGAGCGCCGCGACGCTGGTCGCTGAGCTCGAGGGCGTTGCTGCGATTCAGGTGACTGACCCTGACGAGGCAGTGCGGGGAGCGGACATTGTGATCGCGGCCACGAGCAGTGTTGTGCCGGTGTTCGACGGAACCAGCATAGAGCCAGGCACGCATGTGACGGGAGTGGGTTCGTTCACCACCGAGATGCGAGAGGTGGACACGGCTCTGATTCAGCGTGCCCGGGTCATCGTCGATCAACGAGAGGCCATCATGGACGAGGCTGGCGACATCGTGGGTCCGATCCGTGATGGAGACGTCGATGAATCCGTAATGGCGGGCGAGATCGGGGAGGTCGTGCTGGGTCTTGTCGCGGGGCGCACATCACCGGACGAGATCACGTTTTTCAAGTCGGTGGGAAATGCTGTTCAGGACGTAGCAGTCGCGTCCAGAGTGCTTCATGCAGCCGAGCGGGAGGGGC
- a CDS encoding FAD-dependent oxidoreductase has translation MRRHQPTALVVGAGAFGVVSALELAHRGFAVTILDRGPTPHPEASSTDISKMLRMDYGSDVFYHELAEAALDIWDEWNRAWSRPLYHEEGFLVLAPGQMRAGGFEYESHRVLTERGYKPQRVDSAYMARHHPEWSSDRYPDGYMSPRGGWAESGAVVADLLEQCVDSGVQTMTGTFVRLLSHGSRVSGALVRTGHSEQTIKADSVVLCAGAWTPSLAPWLSEVMKAVAQPVVHFAVNRTESFGGSAFPPFSADISGSGWYGFPVLADGRFKLGHHSDGLVVDPSQRGTVGPGHIEKARDFLRESIPSIAEAPVIDSRICLYCDSIDGDLLLDRDPEREGLVVAAGGSGHGFKFTPMIGKIVADAVEGRANRWQPRFCWRTGGSAAAEEARHRQPKDQKG, from the coding sequence TTGAGGCGACATCAGCCAACGGCCCTCGTCGTAGGAGCCGGAGCCTTCGGTGTAGTTTCCGCCCTCGAGCTCGCACACCGTGGATTCGCGGTCACGATTCTTGACCGAGGGCCTACGCCACATCCCGAGGCATCGTCCACGGACATCAGCAAGATGCTGCGAATGGACTACGGCTCCGACGTGTTCTATCACGAACTTGCCGAAGCAGCTCTCGACATCTGGGATGAGTGGAATAGAGCTTGGTCTCGACCTCTCTACCACGAAGAAGGCTTCCTGGTGCTGGCCCCCGGACAGATGCGAGCCGGCGGCTTCGAGTACGAGAGCCATCGTGTTCTCACGGAGCGCGGATACAAGCCACAGCGAGTGGACAGCGCTTATATGGCACGCCATCACCCGGAATGGTCTTCTGACCGATACCCTGATGGCTACATGAGTCCTCGCGGAGGCTGGGCAGAGAGCGGGGCCGTAGTCGCCGACCTCCTCGAGCAGTGTGTGGACAGCGGCGTGCAAACGATGACCGGCACGTTCGTTCGACTCCTTAGCCACGGGTCCCGCGTGAGTGGTGCTCTCGTTCGTACCGGTCACAGCGAGCAAACCATCAAGGCCGATTCGGTCGTCCTGTGCGCTGGTGCCTGGACGCCCTCTCTAGCACCATGGCTATCCGAGGTGATGAAGGCCGTCGCCCAGCCGGTGGTTCACTTCGCCGTCAATCGAACCGAGTCGTTTGGTGGCTCCGCCTTCCCGCCCTTTTCCGCCGACATCTCGGGAAGCGGCTGGTACGGCTTTCCTGTTCTCGCCGACGGCCGATTCAAGCTCGGGCACCACAGTGATGGTCTTGTAGTCGACCCATCCCAGCGCGGCACGGTCGGGCCGGGCCACATCGAGAAAGCCCGCGACTTTCTGAGAGAGTCGATTCCATCGATCGCCGAAGCTCCCGTCATCGACTCCAGAATCTGCCTATACTGCGACAGCATCGACGGTGACCTCCTGCTCGATCGAGATCCGGAAAGAGAGGGACTGGTCGTGGCCGCCGGTGGTAGCGGCCACGGTTTCAAATTCACACCGATGATCGGGAAGATCGTCGCGGATGCGGTCGAGGGTCGCGCCAATCGATGGCAGCCGCGATTTTGTTGGCGTACAGGCGGTAGCGCCGCGGCGGAAGAAGCTCGCCACAGACAACCTAAGGACCAGAAAGGCTGA